The proteins below are encoded in one region of Mycobacterium shinjukuense:
- a CDS encoding acetyl-CoA C-acetyltransferase has product MPEAIIVATARSPIGRATKGSLVSMRPDDLAAQMVRAALDKVPALNPHQIDDLIMGCGLPGGESGFNIARVVAVALGYDFLPGTTVNRYCSSSLQTTRMAFHAIKAGEGDAFISAGVETVSRFVKGNSDSWPDTKNPLFDEAQERSAAAAAGTDEWHDPRADGKLPDVYIAMGQTAENVAILTGITREEQDRWGVRSQNRAEEAIKSGFFEREITPITLPDGTMVSADDGPRPGTTYEKVSELKPVFRPNGTVTAGNACPLNDGAAALVITSDRKAKELGLTPLARIVSTGVSGLSPEIMGLGPIEASKKALANAGMSISDIDLFEINEAFAVQVLGSAYELGIDEDKLNVSGGAIALGHPFGMTGARIATTLINNLQTYDKTFGLETMCVGGGQGMAMILERLR; this is encoded by the coding sequence ATGCCAGAAGCCATCATCGTCGCAACCGCCCGCTCACCCATCGGCCGCGCCACGAAAGGGTCGCTGGTCAGCATGCGGCCCGACGACCTGGCCGCCCAGATGGTGCGCGCCGCACTCGACAAGGTGCCCGCGCTCAACCCACACCAGATCGACGATCTGATCATGGGCTGCGGCCTGCCGGGTGGTGAGTCCGGCTTCAACATCGCCCGCGTCGTCGCGGTCGCACTGGGCTATGACTTCCTGCCGGGCACCACTGTGAACCGGTACTGCTCGTCGTCCCTGCAGACCACCCGGATGGCATTTCATGCGATCAAGGCCGGGGAGGGTGACGCCTTCATCTCGGCGGGCGTGGAGACGGTGTCCCGCTTCGTTAAGGGCAACTCCGATTCCTGGCCGGACACCAAGAACCCGCTGTTCGACGAGGCTCAGGAACGCTCAGCCGCCGCGGCTGCAGGCACCGACGAGTGGCACGATCCCCGCGCCGACGGCAAGCTGCCCGATGTCTACATCGCGATGGGCCAGACCGCGGAGAACGTCGCCATCCTCACCGGCATCACCCGCGAAGAGCAGGACCGCTGGGGTGTGCGCAGCCAGAACCGGGCCGAAGAGGCGATCAAGAGCGGATTCTTCGAGCGCGAGATCACCCCAATCACCCTTCCCGACGGCACGATGGTGAGCGCCGACGACGGCCCCAGGCCGGGAACCACCTACGAGAAGGTCAGCGAGCTCAAACCGGTGTTCCGCCCCAATGGCACGGTGACCGCCGGCAATGCCTGCCCGCTCAACGACGGCGCGGCCGCGCTGGTGATCACCAGCGACAGAAAGGCGAAGGAGCTGGGCTTAACACCGCTGGCGCGCATTGTGTCCACCGGGGTTAGCGGCCTATCCCCGGAGATCATGGGCTTGGGCCCGATCGAGGCCTCCAAGAAGGCTTTAGCGAACGCCGGCATGTCGATCAGTGACATCGACCTGTTCGAGATCAACGAGGCGTTCGCGGTGCAGGTGCTGGGCTCGGCCTACGAGCTGGGCATCGACGAGGACAAGCTCAACGTCTCCGGCGGAGCGATCGCCCTAGGGCATCCATTCGGCATGACCGGCGCGCGCATCGCCACGACGCTGATCAACAACCTGCAGACCTATGACAAGACGTTCGGCCTGGAAACCATGTGTGTCGGCGGCGGACAAGGCATGGCGATGATCCTGGAGCGCCTGCGTTGA
- a CDS encoding SGNH/GDSL hydrolase family protein, producing the protein MPRRSTIALATAGALASTGTAYLGARNLLVGQAMHARTVIPKLSDASPRADGVYTQGGGPVQRWRRGVHFDLHLMMFGDSTATGYGCSSAEQVPGVLIARGLAEETGMRVRLSTKAIVGATSKGVCGQVDAMFVAGPPPDAAVIMIGANDITAGNGIGPSAARLGSVVRRLRASGAAVVVGTCPDLGVITAIPQPLRFLAHTRGVRLARAQAAVVAAAGGVPVPLGHLLAPKFREMPEVMFSADRYHPSAAAYALAADELLVALRDALGERLGSPTARPRSRSRTPANGRADMITQRWPRPATPVAVPAGG; encoded by the coding sequence GTGCCGCGGCGTTCGACTATCGCTTTGGCCACTGCGGGTGCACTCGCCTCGACGGGCACGGCCTATCTGGGTGCACGAAACCTGCTAGTCGGCCAGGCCATGCACGCGCGCACCGTGATTCCCAAACTGTCGGACGCGTCGCCGCGCGCCGACGGCGTCTACACCCAAGGCGGCGGGCCCGTGCAACGGTGGCGGCGCGGGGTGCATTTCGACCTGCACCTGATGATGTTCGGTGACTCGACGGCGACCGGGTACGGCTGCAGCAGTGCCGAGCAAGTGCCGGGTGTGCTGATCGCGCGCGGACTCGCGGAGGAGACCGGGATGCGGGTCCGGCTGAGCACCAAGGCGATCGTGGGGGCCACATCGAAAGGCGTGTGCGGTCAGGTCGATGCCATGTTTGTGGCCGGCCCGCCCCCGGACGCGGCGGTGATCATGATCGGCGCCAACGACATCACGGCGGGAAACGGTATCGGTCCGTCCGCCGCGCGGCTGGGCTCGGTGGTGCGTAGGTTGCGTGCCAGTGGCGCGGCGGTGGTCGTCGGCACCTGCCCGGATCTGGGCGTGATCACCGCCATCCCGCAACCGCTGCGCTTCCTGGCGCACACCCGTGGTGTCCGGCTGGCCCGTGCCCAGGCCGCGGTGGTTGCGGCCGCCGGTGGTGTGCCGGTGCCGTTGGGTCATCTGCTGGCCCCCAAGTTCCGGGAGATGCCTGAGGTGATGTTCTCCGCCGACCGCTACCACCCGTCGGCAGCCGCGTACGCGTTGGCCGCCGATGAGCTGCTGGTCGCCCTGCGCGACGCGCTGGGCGAAAGGCTCGGCAGCCCAACGGCTCGGCCGCGGTCACGATCCCGCACGCCGGCAAACGGTCGCGCCGACATGATCACGCAGCGTTGGCCACGTCCCGCCACACCCGTCGCGGTACCGGCCGGTGGTTAG
- a CDS encoding alpha/beta hydrolase has protein sequence MTAPSKVSGSPRVVIRPRDVLKARRLEARRFAISDGAPVEVVESGPSIPARLATLASRVTVRPVLAVGSYVPRLPWPWGLIDHAARVLLPATSTVRAEVSLPNASAQLVRAAGVLPADGTRRVVLYLHGGAFLTCGANSHGRLVELLSKFADAPVLVVNYRLLPKHSIGMALDDSHDGYRWLRLLGYDPEQIVLAGDSAGGYLALALAQRLQDEGEEPAALVAISPLLQLAKKGKQAHPNIKTDAMFPSKAFDALDVLVASAAAKNTVDGKPEEVYEPLEHIKPGLPRTLIHVSGSEVLLHDAQLAARKLAAVGVPAEVRVWPGQLHDFQVAAPMVPEAIRSLRQIGEYIREATG, from the coding sequence ATGACCGCACCCAGTAAGGTATCCGGCTCACCCAGAGTCGTCATTCGTCCGCGCGACGTGTTGAAGGCACGTAGACTTGAAGCACGCAGGTTTGCGATCAGCGACGGCGCTCCCGTCGAGGTCGTCGAGTCTGGTCCCAGCATCCCTGCGCGATTAGCTACGCTGGCGTCACGGGTGACGGTCCGGCCGGTTTTGGCTGTCGGTAGCTATGTTCCTCGGCTGCCCTGGCCGTGGGGTCTCATCGACCATGCCGCCAGGGTGTTGCTCCCGGCGACGAGCACCGTTCGAGCCGAGGTGAGCCTGCCTAACGCGTCGGCACAACTGGTCCGGGCGGCGGGTGTACTGCCCGCGGACGGCACTCGACGGGTGGTTCTCTATCTGCACGGAGGCGCGTTTCTCACCTGCGGAGCAAACTCGCATGGCCGACTGGTCGAACTGCTCTCGAAGTTCGCTGACGCACCCGTACTGGTGGTCAACTATCGGCTGCTGCCCAAGCACTCCATCGGCATGGCACTCGACGACAGCCACGACGGGTATCGGTGGTTGAGGCTGTTGGGATACGACCCGGAGCAGATCGTGCTGGCGGGCGATTCCGCGGGCGGGTATCTGGCGCTGGCGCTGGCGCAGCGGCTACAGGACGAGGGCGAGGAACCGGCGGCCCTGGTGGCGATCTCGCCACTGCTGCAGCTGGCAAAGAAGGGAAAGCAGGCTCATCCCAATATCAAGACCGATGCCATGTTTCCGTCAAAGGCATTCGACGCGCTTGATGTGTTAGTTGCTAGCGCGGCCGCTAAGAACACGGTAGACGGCAAACCCGAAGAGGTTTACGAACCTTTAGAGCATATCAAGCCGGGCCTGCCGCGGACGCTGATTCACGTGTCCGGATCCGAGGTGTTGCTGCACGACGCGCAGTTGGCGGCTCGCAAGTTGGCGGCCGTCGGCGTGCCGGCGGAGGTTCGCGTCTGGCCGGGGCAGCTGCACGACTTTCAGGTCGCCGCGCCGATGGTGCCCGAGGCGATCCGTTCGCTGCGCCAAATCGGGGAGTACATCCGCGAGGCCACCGGCTAG
- a CDS encoding cystathionine beta-synthase: MRIARHISDLIGGTPLVRLNSVVPEGAGIVAAKVEYLNPGGSSKDRIAVKMIEAAEASGHLKPGGTIVEPTSGNTGVGLALVAQHRGYKCIFVCPDKVSEDKRNVLIAYGAEVVVCPTAVPPEDPDSYYSVSDRLVAEIDGAWKPDQYANPAGPASHYETTGPEIWADTDGKVTHFVAGIGTGGTITGAGRYLKEVSGGRVRIIGADPEGSVYSGGTGRPYLVEGVGEDFWPAAYDPSVPDEIIAVSDSDSFDMTRRLAREEALLVGGSCGMAVVAALKVAEEAGPDALVVVLLPDGGRGYMSKIFNDAWMSSYGFLRRRLDGSTEQATVGDVLRRKSGALPDLVHTHPSETVRDAIGILREYGVSQMPVVGAEPPVMAGEVAGSVSERELLSAVFEGRANLADAVSEHMSPPLPMIGAGELVSAAGKALRDWDALMVVEEGKPIGVITRYDLLGFVSEGSPRR, translated from the coding sequence ATGCGGATTGCGCGGCACATCAGCGACCTCATCGGCGGCACGCCCCTGGTTCGGCTGAACTCGGTCGTCCCCGAGGGGGCCGGAATCGTGGCCGCAAAGGTCGAATACCTCAACCCCGGTGGCAGCTCCAAGGACCGGATCGCGGTGAAGATGATCGAGGCCGCCGAGGCCAGCGGGCACCTGAAACCGGGCGGCACCATCGTCGAACCCACCTCGGGCAACACCGGAGTCGGCCTGGCCCTGGTCGCCCAACACCGCGGCTACAAATGCATCTTCGTCTGCCCGGACAAGGTCAGCGAAGACAAACGTAACGTGCTGATCGCCTACGGCGCCGAGGTGGTGGTGTGCCCGACGGCGGTGCCACCCGAGGATCCGGACAGCTACTACAGCGTCTCCGACCGGTTGGTCGCAGAGATCGACGGCGCCTGGAAACCCGACCAGTACGCCAACCCGGCCGGACCGGCCAGCCACTACGAGACCACCGGCCCCGAGATCTGGGCCGACACCGACGGCAAGGTCACCCATTTCGTGGCGGGCATCGGCACCGGCGGCACCATCACCGGCGCCGGCCGCTACCTCAAGGAGGTGTCGGGCGGTCGGGTGCGCATCATCGGCGCCGACCCGGAGGGGTCGGTGTATTCGGGCGGCACCGGCCGGCCCTATCTGGTCGAGGGGGTCGGTGAGGATTTCTGGCCCGCCGCCTACGACCCGTCGGTGCCCGACGAGATCATCGCGGTGTCGGACTCCGACTCGTTCGACATGACCCGGCGGCTGGCCCGGGAAGAGGCGCTGCTGGTCGGCGGGTCCTGCGGGATGGCGGTGGTGGCCGCGCTGAAGGTCGCCGAGGAAGCCGGGCCGGATGCGCTGGTCGTCGTTCTGCTGCCGGACGGCGGCCGCGGCTACATGTCGAAGATCTTCAACGACGCGTGGATGTCGTCGTACGGCTTCCTGCGCCGCCGCCTCGACGGGTCGACCGAGCAGGCCACAGTTGGCGACGTGTTGCGCCGCAAATCCGGCGCGCTGCCGGATTTAGTGCACACCCATCCATCCGAGACGGTGCGCGACGCCATCGGGATTCTGCGCGAGTACGGGGTGTCACAGATGCCGGTGGTGGGTGCCGAGCCGCCGGTGATGGCGGGCGAGGTTGCCGGAAGCGTCTCGGAACGCGAGCTGCTTTCGGCCGTTTTCGAGGGTCGAGCCAACCTGGCCGACGCCGTCTCGGAGCACATGAGCCCGCCGTTGCCGATGATCGGCGCCGGGGAATTGGTCAGCGCCGCGGGTAAGGCATTGCGGGACTGGGACGCGTTGATGGTGGTGGAGGAGGGCAAACCGATCGGGGTGATTACCCGGTACGACTTGCTGGGCTTTGTGTCGGAGGGATCGCCGCGCCGCTGA
- a CDS encoding RDD family protein, producing MSDQPPGGSYPPPPPPPSEGNEPPSGSYPPPPGGSYPPPPSGSYPPPPPPPPGGSYPPAPPSAGGYAPPPPGPAIRDMPTESYTPWFTRVLAALIDLAPYLVIIGIGWVIMLVTQTSSCVTNVGQYEVGQYCVSGPSMIGQLAQWLLYLVGLAYLVWDYGYRQGTTGSSIGKSVMKFKVVSETTGQPLGFGMSVVRQLAHVVDAIICYIGFLFPLWDRKRQTLADKIMTTVCLPI from the coding sequence ATGTCCGATCAGCCGCCCGGCGGGTCCTACCCCCCACCTCCCCCGCCGCCATCGGAGGGGAATGAGCCACCCTCCGGCTCGTACCCGCCCCCACCCGGCGGGTCCTACCCGCCGCCACCGTCGGGCTCGTACCCGCCGCCGCCCCCGCCGCCACCCGGCGGCTCCTACCCGCCGGCACCACCGTCGGCCGGGGGCTACGCGCCGCCGCCGCCGGGGCCGGCGATCCGTGACATGCCGACGGAGTCCTACACGCCGTGGTTCACCCGCGTGCTGGCGGCGCTCATCGACCTGGCGCCCTACCTCGTCATCATCGGCATCGGCTGGGTAATCATGCTGGTCACCCAGACGTCGTCGTGTGTCACCAACGTCGGGCAATACGAGGTCGGCCAGTACTGCGTCTCCGGGCCCTCGATGATCGGCCAGCTGGCGCAATGGTTGCTGTATCTGGTGGGGTTGGCCTACCTGGTCTGGGACTACGGTTACCGCCAGGGCACCACCGGATCGAGCATCGGGAAGTCGGTGATGAAGTTCAAGGTGGTCAGCGAGACGACCGGGCAGCCACTGGGTTTCGGGATGTCGGTTGTCCGCCAGCTCGCGCACGTTGTGGACGCGATCATCTGCTACATCGGTTTCCTGTTTCCGCTGTGGGACCGCAAACGGCAAACCCTGGCGGACAAGATCATGACGACGGTGTGCCTGCCGATCTGA
- a CDS encoding cystathionine gamma-synthase: MSEDAARRHPFTGLATTAIHAGSRPDPATGAVNTPIYASSTFAQDGVGGLRGGFEYARTGNPTRAALEAALAAVEAGTFGRAFSSGMAAADCALRAMLRPGDHVVIPDDAYGGTFRLIDKVFTHWGVDYTPVALADLDAVRAAITARTRLIWVETPTNPLLSIADIAAIAALAADSSVKVLVDNTFASPALQQPLTLGADVVLHSTTKYIGGHSDVVGGALVTNDEALDRAFAFLQNGTGAVPGPFDAYLTLRGLKTLVLRMQRHSENAAAVAEFLAGHPAVSAVLYPGLPAHRGHEIAARQMRGFGGMVSLRMRAGRQAAMDLCANTKVFILAESLGGVESLIEHPGTMTHASTVGSRLEVPDDLVRLSVGIEDVADLLGDIEQALAQLGEQT; this comes from the coding sequence ATGAGCGAAGACGCCGCGCGGCGGCACCCGTTCACCGGGCTGGCCACCACGGCCATCCACGCCGGCTCCCGTCCGGACCCGGCCACCGGGGCCGTCAACACCCCGATCTATGCCAGCAGCACGTTTGCTCAAGACGGTGTCGGCGGGCTGCGCGGCGGCTTCGAATACGCCCGCACCGGCAATCCCACCCGGGCCGCGTTGGAGGCCGCGCTGGCGGCCGTCGAGGCGGGCACGTTCGGGCGCGCGTTCAGTTCCGGGATGGCCGCCGCCGACTGTGCCCTGCGGGCGATGTTGCGGCCCGGCGATCATGTGGTCATTCCCGACGACGCCTACGGCGGCACCTTCCGGTTGATCGACAAGGTGTTCACCCACTGGGGTGTCGACTACACGCCGGTGGCGCTGGCGGACCTGGACGCGGTGCGGGCCGCGATCACCGCGCGCACCCGGCTGATCTGGGTGGAGACCCCGACCAACCCGCTGCTGTCCATCGCCGACATCGCGGCCATCGCTGCTCTGGCCGCCGACAGCTCGGTAAAGGTATTGGTGGACAACACCTTTGCCTCGCCCGCGCTGCAGCAGCCGTTGACGCTGGGCGCCGACGTGGTGCTGCACTCGACCACCAAGTACATCGGCGGGCACTCCGACGTGGTGGGCGGGGCATTGGTCACCAATGACGAGGCGCTGGACCGGGCTTTCGCCTTCCTGCAGAACGGGACCGGGGCGGTGCCGGGCCCGTTCGACGCCTACCTGACCCTGCGCGGCCTGAAGACGTTGGTGCTGCGGATGCAGCGGCACAGCGAAAACGCCGCTGCCGTAGCCGAATTCCTGGCCGGGCATCCGGCGGTGAGCGCGGTGCTGTATCCGGGCCTGCCGGCGCATCGCGGCCACGAGATCGCCGCGCGGCAGATGCGCGGGTTCGGCGGCATGGTCTCGCTGCGGATGCGGGCCGGTCGGCAAGCCGCCATGGATCTGTGTGCCAACACCAAGGTCTTCATCCTGGCCGAATCGCTGGGTGGGGTGGAGTCGCTGATCGAACATCCCGGCACCATGACGCACGCGTCGACGGTCGGCTCACGGTTAGAGGTGCCCGACGACCTGGTGCGGCTCTCGGTCGGTATCGAGGATGTCGCCGACCTGCTCGGCGACATCGAGCAGGCCCTGGCCCAGCTTGGCGAGCAGACGTGA
- the greA gene encoding transcription elongation factor GreA encodes MADTHVTWLTQESHDRLKAELDQLIANRPIIAAEINDRREEGDLRENGGYHAAREEQGHQEARIRQLQDLLNNAKVGEAPEQSGVALPGSVVTVYYNGDESDSETFLIATRQEAVSDGKLEVYSPNSPLGRALIDAKVGETRSYTVPNGSTVSVTLVSAEPYRP; translated from the coding sequence ATGGCGGATACTCACGTGACCTGGTTGACCCAGGAGTCACATGACCGGTTGAAGGCCGAGCTCGACCAGCTGATCGCGAATCGTCCGATCATCGCCGCGGAGATCAACGACCGCCGCGAGGAGGGCGACCTGCGGGAGAACGGCGGGTACCACGCCGCCCGCGAGGAGCAGGGCCACCAGGAGGCCCGCATCCGCCAGCTGCAGGATCTGCTCAACAACGCCAAGGTCGGCGAAGCGCCCGAGCAGTCGGGGGTGGCCCTGCCCGGTTCGGTGGTGACGGTCTACTACAACGGCGACGAGTCCGACAGCGAGACGTTCCTCATCGCCACCCGCCAGGAGGCCGTCAGCGACGGCAAGCTGGAGGTGTACTCGCCCAATTCCCCGCTGGGCCGCGCGTTGATTGACGCCAAGGTCGGCGAGACCCGCAGCTACACCGTGCCCAACGGCAGCACCGTTTCCGTCACCCTGGTCAGCGCGGAGCCCTACCGCCCCTAG
- a CDS encoding DUF4307 domain-containing protein translates to MSPAPVSRPEARYGHERLSRPARRRLAIVLGVLVVAAGLAVAVNGYQRIATSAVTGTLTGYRLIDDETASVTIGVTRSDPSRPVACIVRARAADGSEAGRREVLVVPANQHTVAVTTTVKASKPPAMADVYGCGTAVPAYLRPP, encoded by the coding sequence ATGAGCCCAGCGCCCGTTTCCCGTCCCGAAGCCCGTTACGGGCACGAACGGCTGTCCCGCCCAGCACGGCGCCGTCTGGCCATTGTCCTTGGGGTATTGGTCGTCGCCGCCGGCCTCGCCGTCGCCGTCAACGGCTACCAGCGGATCGCCACCAGCGCCGTCACCGGGACGCTTACCGGCTATCGACTGATCGACGACGAGACGGCGTCGGTGACCATCGGCGTGACCCGCTCCGACCCGTCGCGGCCGGTGGCCTGCATCGTGCGGGCCCGGGCCGCCGACGGCAGCGAGGCCGGCCGACGGGAGGTGCTGGTCGTGCCGGCCAACCAGCACACGGTGGCGGTGACGACCACGGTGAAGGCCAGCAAGCCGCCGGCGATGGCCGATGTATATGGTTGCGGCACAGCGGTGCCCGCGTATCTACGCCCGCCGTGA
- the mca gene encoding mycothiol conjugate amidase Mca → MSELRLMAVHAHPDDESSKGAATLARYADEGHRVLVVTLTGGERGEILNPAMDLPDVHRHIAEIRRDEMAKAAEILGVEHTWLGFVDSGLPQGDPPPPLPEGCFAMVPLEEATEALVRVVREFRPHVMTTYDENGGYPHPDHIRCHQVSVAAFEAAGDYRRFPDAGAPWTVSKLYYIHGFLRERVQMLQDEFVRRGQEGPFGKWLEHWHPDHDPYANRVTTRVECSAYFAQRDDALRAHATQIDPNAEFFAAPLSWQQELWPTEEFELARSRVPAHLPETELFAGIEPDR, encoded by the coding sequence GTGAGCGAACTGCGGTTGATGGCGGTGCACGCCCACCCCGACGACGAGTCCAGCAAGGGAGCGGCCACCCTCGCCCGCTACGCCGACGAGGGTCATCGCGTGCTGGTGGTGACGCTCACCGGCGGGGAACGCGGCGAGATCCTCAACCCGGCGATGGACCTGCCCGACGTGCATCGTCACATCGCCGAAATCCGCCGCGACGAGATGGCGAAGGCGGCCGAGATCCTCGGTGTCGAGCACACTTGGCTGGGCTTCGTCGACTCCGGCCTGCCCCAGGGTGACCCGCCTCCGCCGCTGCCCGAAGGGTGCTTCGCAATGGTGCCGCTGGAGGAGGCCACCGAGGCGCTGGTGCGCGTGGTCCGCGAGTTCCGCCCGCACGTGATGACCACCTACGATGAAAACGGCGGCTATCCGCATCCCGATCACATTCGCTGCCACCAGGTTTCGGTCGCCGCGTTCGAGGCGGCCGGCGACTACCGCCGCTTCCCCGATGCCGGTGCGCCGTGGACGGTGTCCAAGCTGTACTACATCCACGGCTTCCTGCGGGAACGGGTGCAGATGCTGCAGGACGAGTTCGTCAGGCGCGGGCAGGAGGGGCCGTTCGGCAAATGGCTCGAACACTGGCATCCCGACCACGACCCGTACGCCAACCGGGTGACCACCCGGGTGGAGTGCTCGGCGTACTTCGCCCAACGTGACGATGCGCTGCGGGCGCACGCCACCCAGATCGACCCGAACGCGGAGTTCTTCGCCGCCCCGCTGTCCTGGCAGCAGGAGCTGTGGCCGACCGAGGAATTCGAGTTGGCGCGCTCCCGCGTGCCCGCGCATCTGCCAGAGACCGAGCTGTTCGCCGGGATCGAGCCGGACCGATGA
- a CDS encoding thioredoxin domain-containing protein, which produces MSPPDPSGTNTLAQATSPYLRQHADNPVHWQQWTPQALAAAATRDVPILLSVGYAACHWCHVMAHESFEDHEVAAAMNAGFVCIKVDREERPDIDAVYMNATVALTGQGGWPMTCFLTPDGRPFFCGTYYPKEAFLQLLSAVSAAWRQRRGEVEQAAGHIAGELRSMASALPGPPGSGPDVAPELCDHAVAAVLREQDAAHGGFGIAPKFPPSALLEALLRHYERTGSAAALQAVSRTGDAMARGGIYDQLAGGFARYSVDSAWVVPHFEKMLYDNALLLRAYAHWARRTGDRLARRVATQTARFLLSELGSKVPAAVFTSSLDADADGREGSTYVWTPAQLTEVLGVDDGRWAAEVFGVTESGTFEHGTSVLRLPSDPDDPQRLERIRAELLAARLARVQPERDDKVVTSWNGLAITALAEASVALGDPELAHAARRCATTLLGMHVVDGRLRRASLGGVVGDGAAVLEDYAMLATGLLTLYQLTSDAAWLTAATELLDSALAHFGDPQRPGRWFDTADDAEQLVLRPSDPLDGATPSGASAIAEALLTAAQLVDGGRADRYLRAAADTLRAHAVLLARAPRSAGHWLSVAEAAVRGPLQIAVACDPSRSALLADARRLAPGGAIVVGGAMDSSALLTGRDRVGGADAAYVCRGRVCDLPVTTTSELTAALGADGRRK; this is translated from the coding sequence ATGAGCCCGCCTGACCCGTCGGGCACCAACACCCTCGCGCAGGCCACCAGCCCGTATCTGCGCCAGCACGCCGACAACCCGGTGCACTGGCAGCAGTGGACGCCGCAGGCGCTGGCGGCGGCGGCCACGCGCGACGTGCCGATCCTGCTGTCGGTCGGCTATGCGGCGTGCCACTGGTGTCACGTCATGGCCCACGAGTCGTTCGAGGACCACGAGGTGGCCGCGGCGATGAACGCGGGCTTCGTCTGCATCAAGGTGGACCGCGAGGAACGGCCGGACATCGACGCGGTCTACATGAACGCCACCGTCGCGCTCACCGGCCAGGGCGGCTGGCCGATGACGTGCTTCCTCACCCCCGACGGCCGGCCGTTCTTCTGCGGCACCTACTATCCCAAAGAGGCTTTCCTGCAACTGCTTTCGGCCGTCTCCGCGGCCTGGCGGCAACGCCGCGGTGAGGTGGAGCAGGCCGCCGGCCACATCGCTGGGGAGTTGCGCTCGATGGCGTCGGCGCTGCCGGGGCCGCCGGGGAGCGGTCCCGATGTCGCGCCGGAGCTGTGTGACCACGCCGTCGCGGCGGTGCTGCGCGAGCAGGATGCGGCCCACGGCGGCTTCGGCATCGCACCCAAATTCCCGCCGTCGGCGCTGCTGGAAGCGTTGTTGCGGCACTACGAGCGCACGGGGTCGGCGGCGGCCCTGCAGGCGGTGTCGCGCACCGGCGACGCGATGGCCCGGGGTGGCATCTACGACCAACTCGCCGGCGGCTTCGCCCGCTACAGCGTCGACAGCGCTTGGGTGGTACCGCATTTCGAGAAAATGCTGTACGACAACGCGCTGTTGTTGCGCGCCTACGCGCACTGGGCCCGGCGGACCGGGGATCGGTTGGCCCGCCGGGTCGCCACGCAGACGGCGCGTTTTCTGCTGTCCGAGCTGGGCAGCAAAGTACCAGCCGCCGTGTTCACCTCGTCGCTGGACGCCGACGCCGACGGCCGCGAAGGTTCGACCTATGTGTGGACGCCGGCACAGCTGACCGAGGTGCTCGGCGTTGACGACGGCCGTTGGGCGGCAGAGGTTTTCGGGGTCACCGAGTCCGGCACCTTCGAACACGGGACATCGGTGCTGCGGTTGCCCAGCGACCCCGACGACCCGCAACGGCTGGAGCGGATCCGCGCCGAGTTGCTGGCCGCCCGCCTGGCCCGCGTCCAGCCCGAACGCGACGACAAGGTCGTCACGTCCTGGAACGGGCTGGCGATCACCGCGCTGGCCGAGGCCAGTGTGGCCTTGGGCGATCCCGAGCTGGCCCACGCCGCGCGGCGCTGTGCGACCACGCTGCTGGGCATGCACGTGGTCGACGGTCGGCTGCGCCGGGCCAGCCTGGGCGGTGTGGTCGGCGACGGCGCCGCCGTCTTGGAGGATTACGCGATGCTGGCCACCGGGCTGTTGACGCTCTACCAGCTGACCTCCGACGCCGCGTGGCTGACGGCGGCCACCGAGTTGCTGGACTCCGCGCTGGCGCACTTCGGCGACCCGCAGCGCCCCGGCCGTTGGTTTGACACCGCCGACGACGCCGAACAGCTGGTGCTGCGGCCGTCCGATCCGCTCGACGGGGCGACGCCGTCGGGAGCGTCCGCGATTGCCGAGGCGCTGTTGACGGCCGCGCAGCTGGTGGACGGTGGCCGCGCCGACCGATATCTGCGGGCGGCCGCCGACACCCTGCGCGCGCATGCGGTGCTGCTGGCTCGGGCGCCGCGTTCGGCCGGGCATTGGCTGTCGGTCGCCGAGGCGGCGGTGCGCGGACCGCTGCAGATCGCCGTCGCGTGCGACCCGTCGCGCTCGGCGCTGCTGGCCGACGCGCGCCGGCTGGCACCCGGCGGGGCGATCGTCGTCGGCGGCGCGATGGACTCGTCGGCGCTGCTGACCGGTCGCGACCGGGTGGGCGGCGCCGACGCCGCCTATGTGTGCCGGGGACGGGTCTGTGACCTGCCGGTGACCACGACATCGGAACTCACGGCGGCTCTGGGCGCAGATGGACGTCGAAAGTGA